One part of the Nymphaea colorata isolate Beijing-Zhang1983 chromosome 8, ASM883128v2, whole genome shotgun sequence genome encodes these proteins:
- the LOC116258942 gene encoding uncharacterized protein LOC116258942: MAPSTVFPLKLPLYCIDSALEVLAKGRICRIFHHVQYAIALFLYALFSALRLLLLRFPAGSRRIPNPEPAGSNSPAVLDSGIGRALTQILSLTSEIPVGSRKYDVVRDLADRIIDENARDGSAVLAEINRAVVSSAFGRTLDFLEVAMEERSSSEGEFPSSEKVEGSQVIGLLRVVEAARRRLGFSGRRDSRLSAEKLALELLWLAQKLDVCGAVGEAIRRLGSASRVARLAVSADPRLQTCIVKLSVFILKKIKEVEEDGDNKIERSEVLQFLLCWMPLLCHASNGADAPVLSSVERVHMEGVIEETINRLALEDQEKVLRIWLKQYSSSTSDWPNLQQCYNRWYSASRKLVG, translated from the exons ATGGCCCCCTCGACCGTCTTCCCTCTCAAGCTCCCGCTCTACTGCATCGATTCAGCCCTCGAGGTACTCGCCAAAGGCAGGATATGCAGGATCTTCCACCATGTCCAGTACGCAATTGCTCTCTTCCTCTACGCTCTCTTCTCCGccctccgcctcctcctcctccgcttTCCGGCCGGTTCCCGCCGGATTCCCAACCCGGAGCCCGCTGGGAGTAACAGCCCCGCGGTCCTCGACTCCGGAATAGGCCGGGCCCTCACGCAGATCCTCTCTCTAACGAGCGAGATCCCCGTGGGCTCACGGAAGTACGACGTCGTCCGCGACCTCGCCGATCGAATCATCGACGAGAACGCCCGCGATGGGAGCGCGGTGTTGGCAGAGATCAACCGCGCGGTGGTGTCCTCTGCTTTCGGCAGGACCCTCGACTTTCTGGAGGTGGCGATGGAGGAGCGCTCGTCGTCGGAGGGCGAGTTCCCATCTTCGGAGAAGGTCGAGGGCTCGCAGGTCATCGGGCTTTTGCGAGTCGTGGAGGCGGCTAGGCGCCGCCTAGGGTTTTCCGGGCGCAGGGACAGCAGGTTGTCTGCGGAGAAGCTGGCTCTGGAGCTGCTCTGGCTTGCGCAGAAGCTGGACGTCTGTGGAGCCGTTGGTGAAGCCATCCGACGTCTGGGATCGGCTTCTCGTGTGGCTCGACTCGCTGTCTCGGCTGACCCTCGGCTCCAGACTTGCATCGTCAAACTCTCAG TTTTCATATTGAAGAAGATTAAGGAAgttgaagaagatggagataACAAGATCGAACGGTCAGAAGTACTCCAATTTCTGCTATGTTGGATGCCATTGCTTTGTCATGCTAGCAATGGCGCGGATGCACCAGTTTTATCATCCGTTGAGAGAGTACATATGGAAGGTGTGATAGAGGAGACAATTAACAGACTGGCTTTGGAAGATCAGGAGAAGGTGTTAAGGATTTGGCTTAAGCAGTACTCAAGCTCTACTTCCGACTGGCCGAACTTGCAACAATGCTATAACAGGTGGTACTCTGCATCCAGAAAACTTGTTGGTTGA